Below is a genomic region from Isosphaeraceae bacterium EP7.
GACCTCCTCTTCAACGACATCTCCGCGTCGATCGGCCTGAAGAAGATTACCTACGAGGCCCTGAAATGGGGCTGCGCCTTCTTCGATTACGACCAGGACGCCGACGTCGACATCGTCATCGCCAACGGCCATATCTACCCGCAGGTCGACCATGACCCGAGCTTGAATGAGAGTTACAAGCAGACCCCCTTTCTCCTTCGCAACGACGGTGGCCAGCTCGTCGACGTCTCGGACCGGGCCGGACCGGCCTTTCGGATCGCTGCCTCGGCGCGAGGGCTCGCGGTGGGAGATTACGATGGCGACGGCGACCTGGACCTGCTGATCACGGCGATGGACTCTCGCCCGCTGCTGCTCCGCAACGACACCCCGAATCCCGGGAACTGGCTGAAGGTGCGCCCGCTCAACCGCCACGGAAGCCCCGCCATCGGGGCCCGAGTCAGCCTGACGGAGGGGGGCAGGGTTCAGACAAGAGAGCTTCGGAGCGGCTCGTCGCATCAGTCGCAAAATGCCCTGGAGATGCATTTCGGGTTGGGCCAATCGGTCGTGGTCTCACAGCTCGAGGTTACCTGGCCGGGCGGGTCGAAGACTCTGCTCCACGAGGTGGCCACGGGTCGGGTAATCACCGTTCGCCAGCCCTGAGGGGTTGCCGCGGGGGCATGCGTGCGGGAAACTTGCGACGGGAATGCCTTTCCGACGGCGAGGCTTTCCCATCCAGCGCGTTTGCCGAGAGTGAATCCATGGCGACCGACCGAGCGGAACAACCACTTCGCATCCCCGACCGCTCGGCCATCCTGGCCATCAACGGCGGGTCCTCGAGCATCAAGTTCGCCCTGTTCGATTCCACGGATCCGGATCATCGCCTTTTCTCCGGGCGTGTGGAACGCATCGGCCTGGCCGACCCTCGTCTGGTGACGTTCAGGGGGGATGGCACATCCGAGACGAGCGCCGTCGAGGCCCCCGACAGCCGGGCCGCCGGTTTGGCGGTGATCGGATGGATCGAAGCCGAGGTTGGCTGTCGGGCCCTGGCGGCAATCGGCCATCGAGTGGTCCACGGGGGCCCCCGATATCGTCGGCCGGAGCCGATCACGGGCGAGCTGCTCGAGGAATTGCGCCGAATCCAGGCGTACGACCCCGAGCATCTCCCGGGCGAGATCGACCTGATCGAGGCGTTTCAGGCCCATGCCCCTGACATCCCGCAGGCCGCCTGCTTCGACACGGCCTTCCACCACGACATGCCCCGGGTCGCCCAGATGGTGGCGATTCCCCGCCGGTTTGAAGCCTTGGGTGTCAGGCGTTATGGATTCCACGGGTTGTCGTATGAATTCCTCCTGGAGGAATTGAGGCGAGTCGGCGGCGACCACGAGGCGGGCGGCCGTGTGATCCTGGCCCACCTGGGGTCGGGGGCGAGCATGGCGGCGGTCCTCGCCGGTGTCTCGATCGAGACGACGATGGGCTTCACCCCCACCTCAGGCCTGATGATGGGCACTCGCTCGGGCGACCTCGATCCGGGGCTCGTGCGATTTCTCATGCAGGAAGAGGGGATGACCGTCGACCAGTTCCACGCGATGGTCAACCACCAGTCGGGCTTGCTGGGGGTCTCGGAGACGAGCCCAGACGTGCGCGACCTCCTTGGACGCCGGTCGGTCGACTCTCGAGCGGCCGAGGCCATCGACCTCTTCTGCCATCGGGCGAGGCAGTGGATCGGGGCCCTGACCGCGACGCTCGGCGGCCTCGACACGCTCGTCTTCTCCGGCGGGATCGGCGAGAACTCGCCCGAGATACGCGCGTCGATCTGCGAGCGGCTTGGCTTCCTCGGCATCAATCTCGACGCCCCGCGAAACGGGCGGAACGAGTCGGTCATCTCGACGGACGACTCCACGGCCAAGGTCCGCGTCATTCGCACCGATGAAGAGCGGTCGATCGCCAGGGCCGTCGCCGGGCTCAGATTGAACCAATCCTGATCGAGCTCGAACCTCGACAGCCACGCGGAAGACCTTTGAGGGTTCGACTTGTGACCAGGAATTCCGGCACGTCCGGCCCCGCGGATCCGGGACTGCTCGCCAGAATGGACGCCTACTGGCGCGCGGCCAACTACCTCTCCGTGGGCCAGATCTACCTGTACGACAACCCACTTCTGAGGGAGCCCCTGACCCTCGAGCACGTCAAGCCGAGGCTCCTAGGCCACTGGGGGACGACGCCAGGCCAGAATTTTATCTATGTCCATTTGAACCGGGTCATCCAACGCGATTCTCTGGAGATGCTCTACATCTCGGGCCCCGGCCACGGCGGTCCGGCGCTGGTGGCCAACACCTATCTG
It encodes:
- a CDS encoding acetate/propionate family kinase, whose protein sequence is MATDRAEQPLRIPDRSAILAINGGSSSIKFALFDSTDPDHRLFSGRVERIGLADPRLVTFRGDGTSETSAVEAPDSRAAGLAVIGWIEAEVGCRALAAIGHRVVHGGPRYRRPEPITGELLEELRRIQAYDPEHLPGEIDLIEAFQAHAPDIPQAACFDTAFHHDMPRVAQMVAIPRRFEALGVRRYGFHGLSYEFLLEELRRVGGDHEAGGRVILAHLGSGASMAAVLAGVSIETTMGFTPTSGLMMGTRSGDLDPGLVRFLMQEEGMTVDQFHAMVNHQSGLLGVSETSPDVRDLLGRRSVDSRAAEAIDLFCHRARQWIGALTATLGGLDTLVFSGGIGENSPEIRASICERLGFLGINLDAPRNGRNESVISTDDSTAKVRVIRTDEERSIARAVAGLRLNQS